In the genome of Acidovorax sp. 69, the window TGCTGCAGCGCACCACCCGCAAGCTGGCGCTCACCGACGCGGGAGAGTCGTACTTGCAGCGGGTGCGCGCCATCCTGCATGAAATCGACGACGCCGAGGCGGCGGCTGCGGCCAGCACACGCGACCTGCGTGGAACCATCCGCGTGGTGGCGGCGCCCGTGCTGGCCACCAACTTCCTGGCGCCCATGATGGCGTTGTGGCATGCCCACTACCCCAAGCTGATGCTGGACATCAGCTTGGATGCCTACGCGGCCAGCCGCGTCGACGAGTTCGATGTGACCATCATGGTGGCGGGCGAGGATTTCGACGCCAACATCGTCGCGCGTTCTTTGGTGCAGGGCGAGGCGATTGTGGTGGCATCGCCCGACTATCTGGAGCGCCGTGGCATTCCGCGCGAGCCGCAGGATCTGGTGCACCACGATTACCTGCGTGATTCCAGCGCGCCTGTGCGATTGCAGTCGGGGCCAGGCCGCAAGCTGCGCCTGCAGTCACTGCGGCCCGAGGTGCCTGACGAGGAGGTGGATGCACCGGCGGTGCTGCAGTCGGTGAGCACCGAGCTGCTGATGCGTGCCGCCGTGGATGGTGCGGGGGTGGCTGTTACCTCACGCCTGCTGGCCGAGGAGCATCTGGCCCGTGGTGAACTGGTGCACATTCTGCCGGGATGGATTTTTTCGCGCTACACCATCTATGCGGCGCTGCCGTCGGGCCGGATGTTGCCTGCCCGGACCCGGGTGTTTCTGGATTTCCTGACCGAACACGTGCCCCGTGCGATGGCCGAAAAACGCGGCCAGCTCAGCTGAGCTGCGCAAACCCGCTGATGATCGTGCCTTCGGGTTCAGTGGTGATCTGACCGTCGGGCATGGCAAAACTGTTCTGGCGCCACGCTTCGAACACGGTCACCGCCACCGCATTTGACAGGTTGAGGCTACGCTGGCCGACCACCATGGGCAGGCGCAGGCGTTGGGCGGGGGGGAAGCTCTCGCGCAACTCAGCGGGAAGCCCCCGGGTTTCGGCGCCAAATACCAGCCAGTCTCCAGGCAGAAAGCAGGTGGAGTGCACGGGTTGTGAGCTATGTGTGGTCATCGCGAACATGCGTGCATGTTCGGGCTGGGCATCGCGCAGAAAAGCGGTCCAGCCCGCATGGACCTGGACCTGGGCATATTCGTGATAGTCGAGCCCCGCACGCCGCATCTGGCGGTCTTCCATCGAGAACCCGAGGGGTTCGATCAAGTGCAGCGTGCACCCCGTATTGGCCGCCAGGCGAATGACATTGCCTGTGTTGGGCGGGATTTCGGGTTCGACCAGGACGATGTGAAACATGGCGCTATTGTCATCGCCTGACCTGTGTGTTGAGCAACCACTCGTAAACAAAAGTATCCCGTTGGTAGGTTGATCGGGTCGCTGGCTGGCAGGGGCTCAGGCTGGGGCCGTGCGCGCCAGAACCACCACCGTGACATGCGCCGCCCCTGCGTCGCGCAGCGCCAGCACGGCTGCGTGCGCGGTCGCGCCCGTGGTCATCACGTCGTCGAGCAGCACCAGGCGCTGGCCGCGCAGGGCTGGGGCGTGGGAGGGTTCGACCGCGAAAGCACCCCGCAGGTTGCGCAGCCGCTGGTCGCGCGGCAGGCTGCTTTGTGCCTCGGTGGCATGCAGCCGCAGCAGGCTATGCGCATCGGCCTTGGTGCCAGCAAGGTGCCGGGCCAGCAACGCAGACTGGTTGAATCCCCGTTCGCGCAAGCGCTCTTGCGACAGCGGCACAGGCAGTACCCGGTTGGCCGCTTCAATCGCGGGCTCCACCCAGGGAGTGCTGCGCAGCAGCGTGGACAGCGTTCCTGCCCACCCAGGATCTGCCCTGAACTTGAAGTCTGCGAGCGCGTCGGCCCACGGGTAGGCGTAGTCCACGGCCGCCAGACATGCGTCGAAAACCGGTGGATGGAGCAGGCAAGCCCCGCACACAGAAACCCCAGCGGGCACACGCAATGCGCACCGCTGGCAGCGGCTCGCTGGTTGCGCAAACCGTGCCACGCAGGCATTGCAGATCCGTTGCGACGGCCATGCATGGCACACGGCGCATTGGCTGGGCACGCGACCCACCCAGCCCCGAAGGTTCTGCGAAAGCCCTGGCAATCCGTTGAAACGCATGAGTCAATATACTCGCGCGTCCTTGTGAAATGCCATGTCCTCTGAGCGTCCCCCCACCATTGATCCTGTTGCGGCAGCCCGTTGGCATGCAGCGGCCCCCGCCCTGTCACCATGGCTTCATGAGGAGGTCGCTCGCCGCATGGAGGACCGCCTGCAGTGGATTCGACAGGCTCCCGAGTCCTGGTGCCACTGGGATGCGCTGCGTGGCGGGCTGCAGGCGCACTTGCTGGTGAGCGCTCGCTACC includes:
- a CDS encoding LysR family transcriptional regulator, with the translated sequence MDRLQAMKIFERVVEEGGFAAAARAMDMSPPVVTRMVAELEQHLGTRLLQRTTRKLALTDAGESYLQRVRAILHEIDDAEAAAAASTRDLRGTIRVVAAPVLATNFLAPMMALWHAHYPKLMLDISLDAYAASRVDEFDVTIMVAGEDFDANIVARSLVQGEAIVVASPDYLERRGIPREPQDLVHHDYLRDSSAPVRLQSGPGRKLRLQSLRPEVPDEEVDAPAVLQSVSTELLMRAAVDGAGVAVTSRLLAEEHLARGELVHILPGWIFSRYTIYAALPSGRMLPARTRVFLDFLTEHVPRAMAEKRGQLS
- a CDS encoding tRNA (cytidine(34)-2'-O)-methyltransferase, with protein sequence MFHIVLVEPEIPPNTGNVIRLAANTGCTLHLIEPLGFSMEDRQMRRAGLDYHEYAQVQVHAGWTAFLRDAQPEHARMFAMTTHSSQPVHSTCFLPGDWLVFGAETRGLPAELRESFPPAQRLRLPMVVGQRSLNLSNAVAVTVFEAWRQNSFAMPDGQITTEPEGTIISGFAQLS
- a CDS encoding ComF family protein, which gives rise to MRFNGLPGLSQNLRGWVGRVPSQCAVCHAWPSQRICNACVARFAQPASRCQRCALRVPAGVSVCGACLLHPPVFDACLAAVDYAYPWADALADFKFRADPGWAGTLSTLLRSTPWVEPAIEAANRVLPVPLSQERLRERGFNQSALLARHLAGTKADAHSLLRLHATEAQSSLPRDQRLRNLRGAFAVEPSHAPALRGQRLVLLDDVMTTGATAHAAVLALRDAGAAHVTVVVLARTAPA